The Jannaschia sp. M317 DNA segment CCGTACATCTTGAACCGGGCTTCTGCCGCGTTTCGTTTCGTCGTGTGGGCGTCGGCGGACATGAGAGAGCCCTTGCCGGCCCCGGATGCCGCAGGTGCGGTGGCGTCGGTCATTCGTACTGCTCCCGGTACTTGCGCACGATATAGAGGGCGAGGACATTCAGCCCCAGCGTGATCACGAAAAGGGTGAGGCCAAGGGCAAAGGCCACAAGCGTCTCGGGCGAAGCGAAATCGGTGTCGCCGGTCAATTGGCTGACGATCTTGACCGTCACGGTGGTCATCGCCTCGAACGGGTTCAGGCCCAGCCGGGCCGCGGCCCCCGCGCCCAACACCACGATCATCGTCTCACCGATGGCGCGCGAAGCCGCCAGCAGGATGGCCCCCACGATGCCAGGCAAGGCGGCGGGCACGATGACCTGGCGGATGGTTTCGGACTTCGTCGCCCCCAGACCCAACGATCCGTCGCGCATCGCCTGCGGCACCGCGTTGATGATGTCGTCCGACAGCGATGACACGAAGGGGATAAGCATGATGCCCATCACCAACCCGGCCGTCATGACCGACGAGGCAGAGTTGCCAAGGCCCATCGGTTCGGCGATGACATCGCGCAACAACGGGCCCACGGTGATCAGCGCGAACAAGCCGTAGACGATGGTCGGGATGCCGGCCAGGATTTCCAGCAAGGGCTTGGCAAAGGCGCGAAACTTGGGCCCCGCGTATTCCGACAGATAGATCGCTGCGAACAGACCCACCGGCACCGCGACCAGCAAAGCGATCAGCGAGATGTACAGCGTCCCCCAAAGCAGCGGCAGGATGCCCAGCTCCGACGCGCCGCCCCGGCCCGAGAAACTCGGCGACCAGGTGGTCGAGAAAAAGAAATCCTGCCAGCGATACTGCGAGAAGAAGTTCATCGTTTCGAACAACATCGACAAAACAATGCCCAACGTCGTCAGGATCGCGATGGACGCAGCCGCCATCAGCAGGACCAGAACACCCTTCTCGACGACGTTGCGGGCACGAAAGGCCCCATCGCTGCGCTTGATCGCCCAGGCAGCCCCGATCAGGGCCAGGACGGTGACAGCGGCAAACATCATCATCGACAGCGTGGCGCGCGCACCGCGGTAGTCGTTTGCCGCATCCAGAATGGCCGCGTCCAGATCCGCACCAAGCGCCACACCCCCAGAGGCGAGCGCGGCGGAAATGTCTTCGGTAGACATGGCCGACAGCCGCTGTGGCGCGATGCCCGAAACGTCCAGCCCGTCGGCCACGCGGCGCACGTCGGACATCACCAACCCGATGGTCGATCCTTCGGGGATCGCGCTTTCGGGAAAGTCGGCGGCAACGGAGCGTTCCAATATCATGGGCTGCACCAGCAGCCAGACGACCAACAGCCCCAAAGCAGGCGTCAAAGCCATCAAGAGACCGTTCAATCCGTAATAGATCGGCAGGCTATGCAGCTCTCGCGCATCGCCCGAGACAGAGGCCAGCGCCCGACCTCGGGCCAGAATGAATGCAGCCGTCCCAAGGACGGCCAGCAGGATAATCAACCATGACAACGGCATCGAAAGCTCCGGTCAGCGCGGGCAAGGATGGGTTGGGGCACGCCGCATGCGCGCCCCAACCCGGTGGTGACTTAGTTCATGGTCACTTCATCGGACACCGTCGCCTGCACGGCGGGCAGTTCCGGGTCGGACACCAGACCGTAGTCCGACAGCGGGCCGTCGGGGCCCGAGATGTCGTCGGAGACGAAGAATTCTGCGAATTCCTTCAGGCCGGGGATCGCGCCGATGTGGGCCTTCTTGATGTAGAAGTAGAGCGGGCGCGACACGGGGTATTCACCGGTCGAAATCGTCTCGGTCGAGGGCGCGACGCCGTCCATCGTGGCGACTTTCAACTTGTCGGTGTTGTTCTCGT contains these protein-coding regions:
- the pstC gene encoding phosphate ABC transporter permease subunit PstC; this translates as MPLSWLIILLAVLGTAAFILARGRALASVSGDARELHSLPIYYGLNGLLMALTPALGLLVVWLLVQPMILERSVAADFPESAIPEGSTIGLVMSDVRRVADGLDVSGIAPQRLSAMSTEDISAALASGGVALGADLDAAILDAANDYRGARATLSMMMFAAVTVLALIGAAWAIKRSDGAFRARNVVEKGVLVLLMAAASIAILTTLGIVLSMLFETMNFFSQYRWQDFFFSTTWSPSFSGRGGASELGILPLLWGTLYISLIALLVAVPVGLFAAIYLSEYAGPKFRAFAKPLLEILAGIPTIVYGLFALITVGPLLRDVIAEPMGLGNSASSVMTAGLVMGIMLIPFVSSLSDDIINAVPQAMRDGSLGLGATKSETIRQVIVPAALPGIVGAILLAASRAIGETMIVVLGAGAAARLGLNPFEAMTTVTVKIVSQLTGDTDFASPETLVAFALGLTLFVITLGLNVLALYIVRKYREQYE